The following is a genomic window from Moorella sp. Hama-1.
TCTAGATGTTTCACAGCATTTCTTCATAATTGATATTCCTAATAGTTATAGTTATGGCGTCTGGACATTATTACCCAAGCCGGGGCCATCAAGGCTGTAGCCAGCTCTTCCTGGCCCTGCATAATTATATTCCTGGCGGCACAGACTAAACCAGGGGTGTCATGCCTTGAATGAGCAGGACCTCATCCGCAGCCTTAACTGGTTCTACAGCCTGGAAATTGAGCAGATGGACCTCTATAACACCCAGGCCCGGGCGGCCGGCGACCTCTACCTGCAGCAGGTCCTCACCCGGGTGGCGGAGATTGAACAGAAGCACGTCATCAACCTGGAAGCCGAGCTCAAACGCCGCGGCGCCACGCCCACCCGCCTGGGGACGATCATTGCTCCCATCCTGGGGATAGCGGCTGGCACCATCCTCAACTGGACCAGCACCCGCACCGTCCTCTGGGCCAACATCACCTTGGAGGAAAAGGCCATGGCCGATTACAAGGGCTTGATCCTTAAAGTTGGCGAAAAACCCCTCTTTGACCTCCTCTGGAGCCACCTCATTGACGAAGACCTGCACACCGCCTGGTTCACTAATAAATTGAAAGAGCTGGACCGCCTGGCCGCGTTCCGGAGCCGAAAACACTCCTCCCGGCCCGGGAGGATTATAAGAAAGCCTGGGCGTCAATCTGAAACCCGATAGCAAGTCTTGACAGCAAGAACAGTACGAGTTATTATTACTATAAACTATACCAAATGAATATACTTTAACAAGGAAGAAGCCCTGCATGCGCTTAAACCAGGCGACCGACTATGCCTTCCGCGCCGTTCTTTACCTGGCGCGCTTAGAACCCGGTACCCTTGCTGAGGCCCAGGCTATTGCCACCCACGAGGAGATCCCGATGCGCTTCTTATTAAAAATAATGCGCTCCCTGGTTCAGGCTGGGATAGTAAAATCCTACCGCGGCGCCAGCGGCGGTTTCGCCCTGGCCCGGCCAGCCCGGGAAATCACCCTGCTGGACGTCGTGGAAGGAGTGGAAGGACCCGTCACTATTAACCGCTGCTTGCTGGACCCGGGGTACTGTAACCGCCATGGCGCTCCCGGTTGTCCAGTCCACCTGGCCCTGGGTTCTATCCAGGATACTCTGCGCCGGGAGCTGGCCCATTACAACTTCGCCGACCTGGCCGGCCAGGGTTGAATCTATACTGTAAAGGGGATGGAGCAGGCAAAAGTAGCGAACCCTATCTTCGGGGATGCCCCTCATAGGGGTATGCCGGAACTAATTAAGGGAAGACATGAGAAGTAAACAGGCTTAGTCGGGAACTGGCATAGCCAGTTCCGCCAAGGATCCCACCTCTCACTTCCAACTTCTCACATCTCATTACAGGGGAGGAGATAACTGTGGACGCCCTCTGGTTGGCCCGATTGCAGTTCGGGATTACCTCCGTTTACCATTTTCTTTTTGTCCCCTTAACCTTGGGACTATCCGTCCTGGTGGCCATCATGGAGACCATCTACGTCCGTACTGGTGATGAAACTTACAAGCACATGACCCGGTTCTGGGGTAAACTCTTTCTCATTAACTTCGCCATGGGTGTGGTAACCGGCATCGTCCAGGAATTTCACTTCGGCATGAACTGGTCGGAATACTCGCGTTTCATGGGGGATATTTTCGGCGCCCCCCTGGCCATAGAAGCCCTGGCAGCCTTCTTCCTGGAATCCACCTTCCTGGGCCTGTGGCTCTTCGGCTGGGATAAACTGCCTAAAACCCTGCACGCCACCTGCATCTGGCTGGTAGCCTTTGCCTCCAACCTCTCTGCCTTCTGGATCCTGGTGGCTAATTCCTTTATGCAGGAGCCGGTGGGTTTTGCTTTACGAAACGGCCGCGCCGAGATGACGGATTTCTTCGCCCTCCTGACCAACCCCCACGTCCTCTACCAATTTCCCCATACTGTCCTAGCCGGCTTTGTCACGGCTTCCTTTTTCGTCCTGGGGATCAGCGCCTACCACCTGCTGCGCCGCAGCCAGTTGGAGCCCTTTCGCCGTTCCTTCCGGCTGGCGCTGATTATGGGCCTCATTAGTAGCCTGCTGGTGGCGGGTATCGGGCACCTCCAGGGCCAGCACCTGGTCGCTTCCCAGCCCATGAAGATGGCAGCAGCCGAAGCCCTCTGGGACAGTGCCGACCCGGCGCCCCTGGCCCTGGTGGCCGTAGTTAATGAAAGCCAGCAGGCGAATTCCTTTGAGATTAAGATCCCCGCCCTCACCAGTTTCCTGGCCTATAACCGCTTCCAGGGTGAGGTGAAAGGGTTGAAGGACCTCCAGGCCGCAGCGGCAGCCCAATACGGACCGGGGAACTATATCCCCCCCGTGACTACCGTCTTCTGGAGCTTCCGCCTGATGATCGCCGCCGGGTTGTGGCTGATCCTGCTGGCCTTATATAGCCTGTACCTCTGGCGACGGGGACGACTGGAGGCAAGCCCCCTGGTCCTCCGGCTCCTGCTCTGGAGCATCCCTGTACCTTATATCGCCAACACCGCCGGCTGGTTAATGGCGGAAATCGGCCGTTATCCCTGGATCGTCTATGGCTTGCAGCGCGTAGAAGCCGCCGTCTCGCCGGGGGTGGGCGCCGGTGCCATTTTATTCACCCTGCTGGCCTTCACCCTCCTGTACGGGGTCCTGGCGGTAGCCGACATCTATCTCCTGGCCAGGTACGCCCGCCAGGGGGTGGCGCCGGGACCGGACGCCGGGATAGTAACCAATATTGGGGAGGTATCATTATGGATCTAAACGTCCTGTGGTTCATCCTGATCGCCGTCCTCTTCACCGGTTTCTTCTTCCTGGAGGGTTTCGACTATGGCGTCGGCATCCTGGTGCCCTTCCTGGGGAAGAACGACGGCGAGCGCCGGGCCATTATCAACAGCATCGGCCCTTTTTGGGATGGTAACGAGGTCTGGATGCTCACCGCCGGCGGCGCCCTCTTCGCCGCCTTCCCCCACTGGTACGCTACCCTATTTAGCGGTTTCTACCTGGCGTTATTCCTGATCCTGGTGGCTCTGATCCTGCGCGGGGTGGCCTTTGAGTTTCGCAGCAAGGATGAGCGACCGGCCTGGCGCAACTTCTGGGACTGGATGCTCTGCCTGGGGAGCCTCCTGCCGGCCCTCCTGTGGGGCGTAGCCATGGCCAACCTGATTCGCGGGGTGCCCATCGACGGCCGTATGCAGTACGCCGGTACCTTCTTCGATCTCCTCTCCCCCTACACCCTCCTCGGGGGCCTGGCCTTCCTCCTGGTCTTCCTCCTCCAGGGAGCCCTGTTCCTGACCCTGAAAACCGGGGAAGATCTACCGGAACGCGCCCGCCAGGCTGGTTTACGGGCCGGTAGCGCCGCCGCGGTCGTCTTCTTGTTGCTGGTTATCCAGAGCTACAGCCAGACGGATATCTCGTCCCGTCCCCTGGCGGCGCCGGCCCTCTGGGGCGCCCTGGTCACCCTGGTCCTGGCCTGGTGGTTGCTGCGCTCCCGGCGTTACGGCGGGGCTTTCTTCCTCAACGGGTTGACTATTATCCTGGGCACCGCCGCCCTCTTCAGCGGCCTCTTCCCCCGGGTGATGGTCTCCAGCCTGAACCCGGAGTGGAGCCTGACCATCTACCGGGCCTCCTCCAGCCCCTATACCCTGAAGGTGATGACCATTGTCGCCCTGACCCTGGTCCCGGTGGTCCTCATCTACCAGGCCTGGACCTACTGGGTTTTCCGGCAACGGGTTAAAGCCCGGGATATGCGGTATTAGAGGTGGGAAGTGGGAGGTTGAGGTGGGGGGCTGGCGGGTACAGGCGGAAGGCGACTTGGTTTAAGGCGACAGCAAACTCAGCGAAGCCGTAGGGAGGCGGCGGTGAACGGGATGGGGATCGTAACGTAAGATGAGAAACTAAGAACTTTACTCCTCGCTGCGATTATTCAAAGGGATAAAGTTAAGCCACCCCGCCGCTTAAGCAACTCAGTGCCAAGTTTGCTAGCCGAGAACCACCGGGGCCTGTAGCCTGTACCGCCAGCCCCTTGCCAAGTGCTGGCCAATAGAACGGAGGAGGCGAGCGGGAACTTGCTACTGGAACGGAATCTCCTGGGCGAAGCCCGCCGGGTGCGCCTGCACCTGGCCCTGACGGTAGGCCTGGGGCTGGGAACCGGTCTCCTAACCATCCTGCAGGCCGGCTACCTGGCCCGGGTGATCAACGCTGTCTTCCTGGGCGGCCAGGGTCTGGATAGCGTCCGGCCCTGGCTCCTCAGCCTCCCGTTGGTTTTCTGCCTGCGGGCC
Proteins encoded in this region:
- a CDS encoding cytochrome ubiquinol oxidase subunit I; protein product: MDALWLARLQFGITSVYHFLFVPLTLGLSVLVAIMETIYVRTGDETYKHMTRFWGKLFLINFAMGVVTGIVQEFHFGMNWSEYSRFMGDIFGAPLAIEALAAFFLESTFLGLWLFGWDKLPKTLHATCIWLVAFASNLSAFWILVANSFMQEPVGFALRNGRAEMTDFFALLTNPHVLYQFPHTVLAGFVTASFFVLGISAYHLLRRSQLEPFRRSFRLALIMGLISSLLVAGIGHLQGQHLVASQPMKMAAAEALWDSADPAPLALVAVVNESQQANSFEIKIPALTSFLAYNRFQGEVKGLKDLQAAAAAQYGPGNYIPPVTTVFWSFRLMIAAGLWLILLALYSLYLWRRGRLEASPLVLRLLLWSIPVPYIANTAGWLMAEIGRYPWIVYGLQRVEAAVSPGVGAGAILFTLLAFTLLYGVLAVADIYLLARYARQGVAPGPDAGIVTNIGEVSLWI
- a CDS encoding RrF2 family transcriptional regulator, translating into MRLNQATDYAFRAVLYLARLEPGTLAEAQAIATHEEIPMRFLLKIMRSLVQAGIVKSYRGASGGFALARPAREITLLDVVEGVEGPVTINRCLLDPGYCNRHGAPGCPVHLALGSIQDTLRRELAHYNFADLAGQG
- a CDS encoding ferritin-like domain-containing protein, whose product is MNEQDLIRSLNWFYSLEIEQMDLYNTQARAAGDLYLQQVLTRVAEIEQKHVINLEAELKRRGATPTRLGTIIAPILGIAAGTILNWTSTRTVLWANITLEEKAMADYKGLILKVGEKPLFDLLWSHLIDEDLHTAWFTNKLKELDRLAAFRSRKHSSRPGRIIRKPGRQSETR
- the cydB gene encoding cytochrome d ubiquinol oxidase subunit II, translated to MDLNVLWFILIAVLFTGFFFLEGFDYGVGILVPFLGKNDGERRAIINSIGPFWDGNEVWMLTAGGALFAAFPHWYATLFSGFYLALFLILVALILRGVAFEFRSKDERPAWRNFWDWMLCLGSLLPALLWGVAMANLIRGVPIDGRMQYAGTFFDLLSPYTLLGGLAFLLVFLLQGALFLTLKTGEDLPERARQAGLRAGSAAAVVFLLLVIQSYSQTDISSRPLAAPALWGALVTLVLAWWLLRSRRYGGAFFLNGLTIILGTAALFSGLFPRVMVSSLNPEWSLTIYRASSSPYTLKVMTIVALTLVPVVLIYQAWTYWVFRQRVKARDMRY